GAACATGGGATGGATCGCTTCAAACAGATCGAAACGTTTGCCGCGGTCGCGGCAAAGGGCAGCCTGTCGGCGGCCGCGCACGCGGAAGGGGTCGCGCCCGCGATCATCGGTCGCCGGCTCGACGCGCTCGAGGAGCGGCTCGGCGTGAAGCTGCTCGTGCGCACGACGCGCAAGCTCACGCTGACGTTCGAAGGCTCGGCGTTCCTCGAGGACTGCCAGCGGATCATCAACGACATGCAGAACGCCGAGGCAAGCGTGTCCGCGGGCGGCGTGAAGGCGAGCGGGCACCTGCGGGTGTCGGCGCCCGCGGGCTTCGGCCGGCGCCACGTCGCGCCGCTCGTGCCCGCGTTCACGGGCGCGCATCCGGACGTGTCGGTCACGCTCGATCTGTCCGACCGGATGGTCGACCTCGTCAACGAAGGGTTCGATTGCGCGGTGCGGCTGGGCGAGCTGCCCGATTCGTCGCTCGTGTCGCTGAAGCTCGGCGAGAACCGGCGCGTGTGTGTCGCGTCGCCCGCGTATCTCGCGCGCGCGGGCATGCCCGAGACGCTCGACGATCTCGCGCGCCACAACTGCCTCGCGCTCGCGGCGAATGCGAACCAGCAGCGCGGCTGGACCTTCGTCGACGATGGCAAGGTGGTGTCGATCCGCGTGTCCGGCACGATGGAGTGCTCGGACGGCGCGGTGCTGCACGAATGGTGCCTCGAGGGGCATGGCCTGGCCTGGCGTTCGTGGTGGGAAGTCGGCGCGGACATCGCGGCGGGCCGGCTCGTGAGCGTGCTCGACGCGTTCGCCGCGCCGCCGATCGGCATTCACGCGGTGTTTCCGCAGCGCCGGCACCTGCCGCTCAGGGTCCGGCTCTTTCTCGATTTTCTGAAGCACACGTACGAGCGCCCCGGCTACTGGGGATGACGCCCGCGCGGCGGCGCTCGCGGGCGCCGCATGCGCGGCGTCTTCGCGCGCGGCTTCGGTGCGAGATCCTTGCGCCGGATTCGTACCCGAATTCGCGCCAGACCGCGCGCGTTTCCGATATGAGGGCGAACCCTCTAGCGGATGCAGCGGCGCGGATTCGCGCACTACAATCGAATCACCCAGCGTCCGCGCGGGCCGCCCGGCGTCGGCTGCCCGCCGCGGGTACGCCCGCGTCCGGACGCGCCGCAGTTGCCGACGGAGGCCGCCATGTTCAAGCACATCCTGGTTCCGACCGACGGGTCCGATCTGTCGAGGAAGGCGATCGACGGCGCGATCGATCTCGCGCAGGCGGTCGGTGCGCGCGTCACGGCCTACGCGTGCCTGCCGCAATATCCGTACTCGCCGTTTTCCGAGGTCGTGATCGAGCCGCCCGCCGATTTTCGCGAGCGCAGCGAGCGCGAGGCGCGCGCGCATCTGGACGAGGTCGAGGCGGCCGCGCGGCGCGCGGGCGTTGCGTGCGAGTCGGCGACGAGCGTGCATCCGTCGCCGTATCTCGGCATCATCGAGGCGGCGGAGCGGGGCGGCTGCGATGTGATCTTCATGGCGTCGCACGGCAGGCGCGGGCTCGGCAGCCTGTTGATCGGCAGCGAGACGCAACGCGTGCTGACCCATACGAAGATTCCCGTGATCGTCTATCGATAGCGTGCCGCACGCAGCCGGGCGATTGGCCGCGATGCGCCGTGCAAAAAAATAGGCGCGCCGGGCAGGGCCGGCGCGCTCGAATGTCAGCGACGTCGCAAGACGCCGCGCGCCCTGGGCAGGCATGGCGCAACCATGCGCGCGACGGGCGAGTCCTCCCCGATATGGTCTTGGTCTTGCCGGGTCGCGCGCCGCGGCGGCTTGTGGCCGTGCGCGGCGCGCCAGCGCCTGGTGGAGTTCAGGCGACTTTCTGGCCGTCGAAGAACTGTTCGTCTTCGGTCGAGCCGTGCAGCGCGGTCGTCGACGCTTCGCGCTCGACCGTCTGCGTCACTGCGTCGAAGTAGCCGGTGCCGACTTCGCGCTGATGCTTGACCGCGGTGAAGCCCTTGTCGGCAGCCGCGAACTCGGCTTGCTGCAGCTCGACGAACGCGCTCATCTGCGTGCGGGCGTAGCCGTGCGCGAGGTTGAACATCGAGTAGTTCAGCGCGTGGAAGCCGGCGAGCGTGATGAACTGGAACTTGTAGCCCATCGCGCCGAGTTCCTTCTGGAACTTCGCGATCGTCGCGTCGTCGAGGTTCTTCTTCCAGTTGAACGACGGCGAGCAGTTGTACGACAGCAGCTTGCCCGGGAACTGCTTGTGGATCGCTTCCGCGAACTTCTTCGCGTATTCGAGATCCGGCTTGCCGGTTTCGCACCAGATCAGGTCGGCGTACGGCGCGTACGCGAGGCCGCGCGAGATTGCCTGCTCCAGGCCCGGCTTCGTGCGGAAGAAGCCCTCCACCGTGCGCTCGCCCGTCAGGAACGGCTTGTCGTTGTCGTCGATGTCGGACGTGATCAGGTCGGCCGCTTCGGCGTCGGTACGCGCGACCAGCACGGTCGGCGTGCCCATCACGTCGGCGGCGAGACGCGCGGCCGTGAGCTTCGCGACCGCCTCGCGGGTCGGCACGAGCACCTTGCCGCCCATGTGGCCGCACTTCTTCACCGACGCGAGTTGGTCTTCGAAGTGAACGCCCGACGCGCCCGCCTCGATCATCGCCTTCATCAGCTCGAACGCGTTCAGCACGCCGCCGAAGCCGGCTTCCGCGTCAGCGACGATCGGCGCGAAGAAGTCGACATAGCCTTCGTCGCCCGGGTTCTTGCCTTCCGACCACTGGATCTGGTCCGCGCGCGTCAGCGTGTTGTTGATGCGCTTGACGACGAGCGGCACCGAATTCGCCGGATACAGCGACTGGTCCGGGTACATTTCGCCTGCGACGTTCGCGTCGCCCGCGACTTGCCAGCCCGACAGATAGATCGCCTTGAGGCCGGCTTTCACCTGCTGCATTGCCTGGTTGCCCGTCAGCGCGCCGAGCGCGTTGACGAACGGCTCGTTGTTGATGAGCGTCCAGAGCTTTTCCGCGCCGCGCTTCGCGAGCGTGTGTTCTTGCTGGATCGAGCCGCGCAGGCGCACGACGTCTTCAGCCGTGAACGCGCGCTTGATGCCCTTCCAGCGCGGATCGGTTTCCCATTGCTTTTGCAGTTCCTGAGCCTGTTGTTGACGCGACATGATGCGTGCTCCTTGAGTGGTCGTTGCCTGAAGAGATGAAATTCTTGACTTTGCGAAGCGGGCGGCGCGTTTGGGATTCGGCGGTTTCGTTCGTGAAGTCTTGTATAAGAGTCTAGGCAAATCGAGTGCGTCGAGACAGGGGCTTTTTCACAAAGCCGTAAAAAATTTATTCTATAAAAATCAATGTCTTGTTGTTTTAATTTCTTATTGTGGAATGCAGTTTTCCATGCCGCAATGCTTCTGGTTGTGCCACGCAGCATGATTTTTTACGACGCAAAAGATTTTTTCGCATCGTGAAATCTCGGGCGTAAACAAAAACCGGCGCGAATGCGCCGGTTTTCGAAGGGAGAGGGCGGGCGGGTCCGCGTTGCGGACCTGCCTGCCGACAGTCACTTACGCTGCCGAGTTGCCGCGCCGCGGGCCGCCGCGCTGGCCGTCGCTGCGGCGCGCGCCATAGCCTTCGCGATTGCCGCCAGGCTTGCCGCTCCAGCCGCCCGAGCGGCCGCCGCCATGACCGCCGCCCGGCTTGCCGCCGAACCGGCGGCCGCCGTTGCCGCCCGGACGGCCGCGGCCGTTGCCGCGATCGTTGCGCGGCGGCGGCGCCTTGCGCGGCTCGAAGCCTTCGACGACGTTCACCGGCAGCGGCGCGCGAACGAAGCGCTCGATGCGCTTGAGCGCCCCTTGCTCCGCGTGATGCACGAGGCTCACCGCGGTGCCCGAGCGGCCCGCGCGGCCCGTGCGGCCGATCCGGTGCACGTAGTCCTCGGCGAACTTCGGCAGGTCGTAGTTGAACACGTGCGTGATGCCGGGGATGTCGATCCCGCGCGCGGCGACGTCGGTCGCGACGAGCACGCGCACGCGGCGCTCGCGCAACGCGCGAATCGTGCGGTTGCGCGCGCCCTGCGGCAGATCGCCGTGCAGCGCGGCGGACTGGAAGCCGGCGTCGGCGAGCCGGCCGGCGAGCTGGTCGGCGTCGATCTTCGTCGCGGTGAAGATGATCGCCTGGTCGAGCGCGGTGTCGCGCAGCAGGTGGTCGAGCAGACGGTCCTTGTGATCGCGGTCGTCGACGTAGTGCACGGTCTGCGCAATGTTCGAGCGCGATTCGATCTTCTGCGTGATCTCGATGCGCTCCGGGTCTTTCAGCAGGCGGTTCGTGAGCGAGCCGATCTTGCCGTCGAGCGTCGCCGAGAACAGCATCGTCTGGCGCGACGCGGGCGTCGCCGCGACGATCGTGTCGATGTCGTCGATGAAGCCCATGTCGAGCATGCGGTCGGCTTCGTCGAGCACGAGCATCTTCAGTTCGGACAAATCGATGCGGCCGCGCTCGAGGTGGTCGAGCAGGCGTCCCGGCGTCGCGACGAGGATCTCGGGGTTCTTCGCGAGCAGCATCAGTTGCTGGCCGTACGCGACGCCGCCGAGGATGCTGACCGTGCGCAGGCGGCGCAGGTGCTTGCCGTACGTCGACGCGGCCGTCGTCACCTGCATCGCGAGCTCGCGCGTCGGCGTGAGGACGAGGAGGCCCGGGCGCGCGACGGGTTGCGGGCGGCGGCCGCGACGCTCGCCCGGCTGCGCTTCGCGCGGCGCGCGCGGCTGCTGCGCCTGCGCTTTTTGCAACTGCGCGAAGCGCTCGATCGCGGGCAGCATGAACGCGGCCGTCTTGCCGGAGCCCGTCGGGCTCGACACGAGCAGGTCGCGGCCGGCGATGCCGGCCGGAATCGCGCGCTGCTGCACGGGCGTCGGCTTCACGTAGCCGGCCGCCTGCAGCGCGGAGACGATCTCCGGCGACAGGCCGAGCGACGCGAACGTCGGTTCGTCCGGCGCGGCGTCGCCGGCATCGCTCACGGCCGGTTGGGCTGCTGCGGCTGCGGCGGGCAGGCCGATCGCCTCGTCGGCGATCGCGTTGAGCGGGCTGAGCGGGCTGAGGGAATTGCTCGAAGTCATGTCAATCCTTGAAACACAGTGGGTCGAACGCCGCGCCAATCGCGCATACCCAAGTCGACGGATTCATCGAGCAAATCGGGAAACGTGGCGATTGTCCGCATGTCGACGACGTGCGGACAACAATTTCGTTAGAAGCTGTTTTTGGGTGCGGCGCGCATCGGATGCGCATGCCGCCAGCCTGAGACTTGACAGCCCGCAAGGGGCTACGCAGGAAGGGACAGGTTCTAAACTGGATTGGAGCGAAACGCTATGGAACGCTGGCGACGAGGACTGCCGACATCAGTTGGTGAAGCGCCCGTCGCGATGCGCAGCCCGCATGATACCGTTTTTTGCTGCGCCGCGCCACCGTCGTTTTCACTTCTCGCAGGCGACGCGCCGCGGTCGCCTCGGGTGCGGCCGGCGCGGCGCCGGCCGCAGCCACGCGCGGTCAGGACGCGGTGCCGTTCTTCAGCGATTCCACGAGTTCGATGTATTGCTTCTTCGCATCGTCTTGCGACGTGCCCTTCAGCGCGTCCCATGCGTCGTACTTGTACTTGCCGACGATGTCGGTGAAGCCGGGCTTGTCGCCGTGCACGTCGCCGTCGGTCGCCTGCTTGAAGAGCGCGTACAGGCGCAGCAGCGTCAGGTTGCCGGGCCGCTCGGTCAGTTGCTTCACGTCGATCTGCGCTTGCTCGAATTGGGCGGTGATGTCGCTCATGGGTGTCTCCGTAAGGGTTTCCAGGCTGGCTTTTCCAGGCCGACGATCTTAGCAAGCAGGGGCGAGCGGCGGGTCGAGCGTTCCTTCCAAACCGATTCGCGCGCGACGAGCGCCCGCGAATCGGACCGGATC
Above is a window of Burkholderia thailandensis E264 DNA encoding:
- a CDS encoding LysR family transcriptional regulator, whose translation is MDRFKQIETFAAVAAKGSLSAAAHAEGVAPAIIGRRLDALEERLGVKLLVRTTRKLTLTFEGSAFLEDCQRIINDMQNAEASVSAGGVKASGHLRVSAPAGFGRRHVAPLVPAFTGAHPDVSVTLDLSDRMVDLVNEGFDCAVRLGELPDSSLVSLKLGENRRVCVASPAYLARAGMPETLDDLARHNCLALAANANQQRGWTFVDDGKVVSIRVSGTMECSDGAVLHEWCLEGHGLAWRSWWEVGADIAAGRLVSVLDAFAAPPIGIHAVFPQRRHLPLRVRLFLDFLKHTYERPGYWG
- a CDS encoding universal stress protein; amino-acid sequence: MFKHILVPTDGSDLSRKAIDGAIDLAQAVGARVTAYACLPQYPYSPFSEVVIEPPADFRERSEREARAHLDEVEAAARRAGVACESATSVHPSPYLGIIEAAERGGCDVIFMASHGRRGLGSLLIGSETQRVLTHTKIPVIVYR
- the aceA gene encoding isocitrate lyase, giving the protein MSRQQQAQELQKQWETDPRWKGIKRAFTAEDVVRLRGSIQQEHTLAKRGAEKLWTLINNEPFVNALGALTGNQAMQQVKAGLKAIYLSGWQVAGDANVAGEMYPDQSLYPANSVPLVVKRINNTLTRADQIQWSEGKNPGDEGYVDFFAPIVADAEAGFGGVLNAFELMKAMIEAGASGVHFEDQLASVKKCGHMGGKVLVPTREAVAKLTAARLAADVMGTPTVLVARTDAEAADLITSDIDDNDKPFLTGERTVEGFFRTKPGLEQAISRGLAYAPYADLIWCETGKPDLEYAKKFAEAIHKQFPGKLLSYNCSPSFNWKKNLDDATIAKFQKELGAMGYKFQFITLAGFHALNYSMFNLAHGYARTQMSAFVELQQAEFAAADKGFTAVKHQREVGTGYFDAVTQTVEREASTTALHGSTEDEQFFDGQKVA
- a CDS encoding DEAD/DEAH box helicase, producing the protein MTSSNSLSPLSPLNAIADEAIGLPAAAAAAQPAVSDAGDAAPDEPTFASLGLSPEIVSALQAAGYVKPTPVQQRAIPAGIAGRDLLVSSPTGSGKTAAFMLPAIERFAQLQKAQAQQPRAPREAQPGERRGRRPQPVARPGLLVLTPTRELAMQVTTAASTYGKHLRRLRTVSILGGVAYGQQLMLLAKNPEILVATPGRLLDHLERGRIDLSELKMLVLDEADRMLDMGFIDDIDTIVAATPASRQTMLFSATLDGKIGSLTNRLLKDPERIEITQKIESRSNIAQTVHYVDDRDHKDRLLDHLLRDTALDQAIIFTATKIDADQLAGRLADAGFQSAALHGDLPQGARNRTIRALRERRVRVLVATDVAARGIDIPGITHVFNYDLPKFAEDYVHRIGRTGRAGRSGTAVSLVHHAEQGALKRIERFVRAPLPVNVVEGFEPRKAPPPRNDRGNGRGRPGGNGGRRFGGKPGGGHGGGRSGGWSGKPGGNREGYGARRSDGQRGGPRRGNSAA
- a CDS encoding acyl-CoA-binding protein; translation: MSDITAQFEQAQIDVKQLTERPGNLTLLRLYALFKQATDGDVHGDKPGFTDIVGKYKYDAWDALKGTSQDDAKKQYIELVESLKNGTAS